A genomic window from Sceloporus undulatus isolate JIND9_A2432 ecotype Alabama chromosome 9, SceUnd_v1.1, whole genome shotgun sequence includes:
- the BCAM gene encoding basal cell adhesion molecule isoform X1 has product MEVLLGQEVSILCTHSVAAGREGPVLVEWFITDKNGVQRRVAYDDGGQQGMDAGTEYKDRASMDSSHSLVIQAADVSDERTFSCQVTTTSGTGVGETQLKVFDPPETPEVVYNTGTLSVTGDYASEIATCSSKNANPVPTISWYKDGRLLNASTERNKELYVVSRTVKETSGLFSISSTLYMHLKKEDKDSAFHCKVNYSMPQGRVGSTETDSFQLTLHYYTENVEFLLNSPEPIKEGDDVELHCKADGSPSPEYYFSKVQTLDTQAGEAQRDLGSNREGIFRLHRVSKADSGMYRCQVLDFDSPPEVDLEKEVTIFVHYLDPVVVTPSTMVVVNISENIELTCSGTGSRTPELSWKKGGEEVEKGATLTLNSLTYQMAGTYSCKASVSSIPGLEREQAVQVIVEGKPEMEQHQTITHYHALGQTVELTCSVLGHPEPEIQWSIPGEATIEHSGNKLSLELTPELVQSGVTCLAENKHGSDKQMFRFEIVSPTASSSPGPAVDGQETQGGSTVAVIAVCVCVLLLLIIVGFFYFMQRRGQLPCGGGEKRSLTPKEGNPDDTVVEMKTDRRNEQTGLLSHGGGGGGGTNEC; this is encoded by the exons ATGGAGGTCCTTCTGGGCCAAGAGGTGTccattttgtgcacgcacagCGTGGCAGCCGGCAGAGAGGGACCCGTCCTGGTGGAGTGGTTCATC ACGGACAAAAACGGGGTGCAGAGGCGAGTGGCTTACGACGACGGAGGCCAACAAGGGATGGACGCAGGGACAGAGTACAAAGACCGGGCCTCCATGGACTCGAGCCACAGCCTGGTCATCCAAGCGGCTGACGTGAGCGACGAGAGGACCTTCTCCTGCCAAGTGACCACAACGTCGGGGACTGGCGTGGGAGAGACCCAGCTCAAGGTGTTCG ATCCACCTGAAACGCCGGAGGTTGTGTATAACACCGGGACCCTCTCCGTGACCGGAGACTACGCTTCAGAG ATTGCAACCTGTTCCAGCAAAAATGCCAACCCAGTCCCAACCATCAGCTGGTACAAAGATGGCCGCCTTCTCAATGCCTCCACAGAACGCAATAAAG AATTGTATGTGGTGTCACGGACGGTGAAGGAAACATCAGGCCTCTTCTCCATCTCCAGCACTCTGTACATGCACCTGAAGAAGGAGGACAAGGACTCGGCTTTCCACTGCAAAGTCAACTACTCCATGCCACAAGGGAGAGTCGGCAGCACCGAGACGGACTCCTTCCAGCTCACATTGCACT ACTACACAGAGAATGTGGAGTTTCTTCTGAATTCTCCAGAGCCCATCAAGGAAGGGGATGATGTGGAGCTTCACTGCAAGGCGGACGGTTCTCCCTCACCTGAGTATTACTTCTCCAAAGTACAG ACTTTGGACACGCAAGCGGGTGAAGCGCAGCGTGATCTGGGCTCCAACCGTGAAGGTATCTTCCGCCTGCATCGCGTGAGCAAAGCCGACAGTGGGATGTACCGGTGCCAGGTGCTTGACTTCGACAGCCCCCCCGAAGTAGATTTGGAGAAGGAGGTGACCATCTTTGTCCACT ATCTGGACCCGGTAGTTGTGACTCCAAGCACGATGGTGGTGGTCAACATAAGCGAGAACATCGAACTGACCTGTTCCGGAACGGGCTCCAGGACTCCCGAATTGTCATGGAAGAAG GGAGGGGAAGAGGTAGAAAAAGGTGCAACGTTGACCCTGAATTCGTTGACCTACCAAATGGCGGGCACATACTCCTGCAAGGCCTCCGTTTCCAGCATCCCTGGGCTGGAGAGGGAACAAGCTGTCCAAGTCATCGTGGAAG GGAAACCAGAGATGGAGCAGCACCAGACCATCACCCATTACCATGCCTTGGGACAGACAGTGGAGCTCACCTGCTCGGTTTTGGGTCACCCTGAACCAGAGATCCAGTGGAGCATCCCTGGAGAG GCTACTATAGAGCACTCTGGAAACAAATTGTCGCTGGAGCTGACCCCTGAGCTGGTCCAGAGCGGGGTGACCTGCTTGGCAGAGAACAAGCATGGTTCAGACAAGCAGATGTTCCGGTTTGAGATTG TTTCCCCAACAGCATCATCTTCCCCGGGTCCCGCAG TGGATGGACAGGAAACACAGGGGGGCAGCACAGTGGCGGTCATCGCGGTCTGCGTCTGCGTCTTGCTTCTTCTCATCATCGTGGGATTCTTCTACTTCATGCAGCGCCGTGGGCAGCTCCCCTGCGGAGGTGGAGAAAAGAGATCGTT GACCCCCAAGGAAGGGAATCCTGATGACACGGTTGTGGAGATGAAGACGGACAGACGGAACGAACAGACGGGGCTATTGAGTCACGGAGGTGGCGGTGGAGGTGGGACCAACGAG tgcTGA
- the BCAM gene encoding basal cell adhesion molecule isoform X2 produces MEVLLGQEVSILCTHSVAAGREGPVLVEWFITDKNGVQRRVAYDDGGQQGMDAGTEYKDRASMDSSHSLVIQAADVSDERTFSCQVTTTSGTGVGETQLKVFDPPETPEVVYNTGTLSVTGDYASEIATCSSKNANPVPTISWYKDGRLLNASTERNKELYVVSRTVKETSGLFSISSTLYMHLKKEDKDSAFHCKVNYSMPQGRVGSTETDSFQLTLHYYTENVEFLLNSPEPIKEGDDVELHCKADGSPSPEYYFSKVQTLDTQAGEAQRDLGSNREGIFRLHRVSKADSGMYRCQVLDFDSPPEVDLEKEVTIFVHYLDPVVVTPSTMVVVNISENIELTCSGTGSRTPELSWKKGGEEVEKGATLTLNSLTYQMAGTYSCKASVSSIPGLEREQAVQVIVEGKPEMEQHQTITHYHALGQTVELTCSVLGHPEPEIQWSIPGEATIEHSGNKLSLELTPELVQSGVTCLAENKHGSDKQMFRFEIVDGQETQGGSTVAVIAVCVCVLLLLIIVGFFYFMQRRGQLPCGGGEKRSLTPKEGNPDDTVVEMKTDRRNEQTGLLSHGGGGGGGTNEC; encoded by the exons ATGGAGGTCCTTCTGGGCCAAGAGGTGTccattttgtgcacgcacagCGTGGCAGCCGGCAGAGAGGGACCCGTCCTGGTGGAGTGGTTCATC ACGGACAAAAACGGGGTGCAGAGGCGAGTGGCTTACGACGACGGAGGCCAACAAGGGATGGACGCAGGGACAGAGTACAAAGACCGGGCCTCCATGGACTCGAGCCACAGCCTGGTCATCCAAGCGGCTGACGTGAGCGACGAGAGGACCTTCTCCTGCCAAGTGACCACAACGTCGGGGACTGGCGTGGGAGAGACCCAGCTCAAGGTGTTCG ATCCACCTGAAACGCCGGAGGTTGTGTATAACACCGGGACCCTCTCCGTGACCGGAGACTACGCTTCAGAG ATTGCAACCTGTTCCAGCAAAAATGCCAACCCAGTCCCAACCATCAGCTGGTACAAAGATGGCCGCCTTCTCAATGCCTCCACAGAACGCAATAAAG AATTGTATGTGGTGTCACGGACGGTGAAGGAAACATCAGGCCTCTTCTCCATCTCCAGCACTCTGTACATGCACCTGAAGAAGGAGGACAAGGACTCGGCTTTCCACTGCAAAGTCAACTACTCCATGCCACAAGGGAGAGTCGGCAGCACCGAGACGGACTCCTTCCAGCTCACATTGCACT ACTACACAGAGAATGTGGAGTTTCTTCTGAATTCTCCAGAGCCCATCAAGGAAGGGGATGATGTGGAGCTTCACTGCAAGGCGGACGGTTCTCCCTCACCTGAGTATTACTTCTCCAAAGTACAG ACTTTGGACACGCAAGCGGGTGAAGCGCAGCGTGATCTGGGCTCCAACCGTGAAGGTATCTTCCGCCTGCATCGCGTGAGCAAAGCCGACAGTGGGATGTACCGGTGCCAGGTGCTTGACTTCGACAGCCCCCCCGAAGTAGATTTGGAGAAGGAGGTGACCATCTTTGTCCACT ATCTGGACCCGGTAGTTGTGACTCCAAGCACGATGGTGGTGGTCAACATAAGCGAGAACATCGAACTGACCTGTTCCGGAACGGGCTCCAGGACTCCCGAATTGTCATGGAAGAAG GGAGGGGAAGAGGTAGAAAAAGGTGCAACGTTGACCCTGAATTCGTTGACCTACCAAATGGCGGGCACATACTCCTGCAAGGCCTCCGTTTCCAGCATCCCTGGGCTGGAGAGGGAACAAGCTGTCCAAGTCATCGTGGAAG GGAAACCAGAGATGGAGCAGCACCAGACCATCACCCATTACCATGCCTTGGGACAGACAGTGGAGCTCACCTGCTCGGTTTTGGGTCACCCTGAACCAGAGATCCAGTGGAGCATCCCTGGAGAG GCTACTATAGAGCACTCTGGAAACAAATTGTCGCTGGAGCTGACCCCTGAGCTGGTCCAGAGCGGGGTGACCTGCTTGGCAGAGAACAAGCATGGTTCAGACAAGCAGATGTTCCGGTTTGAGATTG TGGATGGACAGGAAACACAGGGGGGCAGCACAGTGGCGGTCATCGCGGTCTGCGTCTGCGTCTTGCTTCTTCTCATCATCGTGGGATTCTTCTACTTCATGCAGCGCCGTGGGCAGCTCCCCTGCGGAGGTGGAGAAAAGAGATCGTT GACCCCCAAGGAAGGGAATCCTGATGACACGGTTGTGGAGATGAAGACGGACAGACGGAACGAACAGACGGGGCTATTGAGTCACGGAGGTGGCGGTGGAGGTGGGACCAACGAG tgcTGA